Proteins from one Acidihalobacter prosperus genomic window:
- a CDS encoding LysE family transporter, which produces MSYLPVVAGVAVVNMLAIASPGPAFFLVSRAAAGRSRRQGVATGLGVTLAASLWALAAIFGVGMLMTRFTTLYGLVQLAGGAYLIWLGLSAWSASQQTGEAAPAVPAPASPWRALLTGVSLTLTNPKVVIYFTSIFVALFPGDTPLWVRLVVLAIVLVEEFAWWVLVAYVFSHARVQAAYQRFRGVLDRVLGVAFIAFGARIVALARL; this is translated from the coding sequence ATGTCCTATCTGCCCGTCGTCGCCGGTGTCGCCGTGGTCAACATGCTGGCCATCGCGAGCCCGGGCCCTGCGTTTTTCCTGGTCAGCCGCGCCGCCGCCGGGCGCTCGCGACGGCAGGGCGTGGCGACGGGACTCGGGGTCACGCTCGCAGCCTCGCTGTGGGCACTGGCGGCGATCTTCGGCGTAGGCATGCTGATGACGCGTTTCACGACGCTGTACGGTCTCGTGCAGCTTGCCGGGGGCGCATATCTGATCTGGCTGGGGCTGTCCGCATGGAGCGCGTCGCAGCAGACGGGTGAGGCGGCGCCTGCCGTGCCCGCGCCCGCGTCGCCCTGGCGCGCGCTGCTGACCGGGGTGTCGCTGACGCTGACCAATCCGAAGGTGGTGATCTATTTCACCAGCATCTTCGTGGCGCTTTTCCCGGGCGACACGCCGCTGTGGGTGCGGCTGGTGGTGCTGGCGATCGTGCTGGTCGAGGAATTCGCCTGGTGGGTGCTGGTTGCCTACGTGTTTTCGCATGCGCGCGTGCAGGCCGCGTATCAGCGCTTTCGCGGCGTGCTCGATCGCGTGCTGGGGGTGGCCTTCATCGCCTTCGGCGCGCGCATCGTGGCGCTGGCGCGCCTCTGA
- a CDS encoding DUF6933 domain-containing protein — protein sequence MAWTTDEWRGAGIPAGYGAGVAMLIHCTRRLAAMLPATSREPQAETSPLGSWHAHLYRIDRRHVVMFCHDETRYTLYLPGVRKAEFGELGHWFKEIFTASLAYMDMPESQVLRAELALGPVTFDTCTNRSVLASLKRMRYRLDAHVLEVADVMLLDPISVNRGLCRYAPRRGKSIRVADEAMRECVAGLPGRVPVRMPTR from the coding sequence ATGGCGTGGACAACGGACGAATGGCGCGGCGCCGGGATTCCGGCCGGGTACGGCGCGGGGGTGGCAATGCTGATTCACTGCACCCGGAGGCTGGCCGCCATGCTGCCGGCAACGAGCCGCGAGCCGCAGGCGGAGACGAGTCCGCTGGGCAGCTGGCATGCCCATCTGTACCGCATCGACCGCCGCCACGTGGTGATGTTCTGCCACGACGAAACGCGTTATACGCTGTATCTGCCCGGTGTGCGCAAGGCGGAGTTCGGCGAGTTGGGGCATTGGTTCAAGGAGATTTTCACCGCATCGCTGGCCTATATGGACATGCCGGAAAGCCAGGTGCTGCGCGCGGAACTGGCCCTCGGCCCGGTGACCTTCGATACCTGCACGAACCGCTCGGTGCTGGCCAGCCTGAAGCGGATGCGCTATCGGCTCGATGCGCATGTGCTGGAGGTTGCCGACGTGATGCTGCTGGACCCGATCTCGGTGAACCGCGGGCTGTGCCGCTATGCGCCGCGCCGGGGCAAGTCGATCAGGGTGGCTGACGAGGCGATGCGCGAGTGTGTCGCCGGTTTGCCGGGCCGCGTGCCGGTCCGGATGCCGACGCGGTGA
- a CDS encoding SagB/ThcOx family dehydrogenase — MTDTAASERVLAYHRRTKHQFDRYAAGPPGLDWNTQPDPFRRYEGAPVVEFPLLGDAPEPAYAELYVPGTVPPRPLGLASLAALFELAFGLSAWKRFGEDKWALRCNPSSGNLHPTEAYAVTAGCPGLDDGVHHYVSRDHLLERRCGFAAGTATLPPGLLLVGLSSVHWREAWKYGERAYRYCQHDVGHAIAALRYAAAVLGWRVHLLDAWGDADLAALLGLARDADYDDAEREHPDVLLQVDTGTANPQADSDALLAAAAAGRWLGRANALSGKHEWDWPVIEETAAACTKPRTAGSAETVEPRPALAPTACTLGAVELIRQRRSAQAFDGSTAISAADFFRLLDATLPRPDVTPWDAVDWAPRLHLLLFVHRVEGLPPGLYALPRRTEAEALLRAALSAEYAWERVAEAPAHLPLFRLLTADARKAVRTLSCHQDIASHGAFTLGMLAEFADELAQAPWRYRRLFWEAGMIGQMLYLEAEAAGLRGTGIGCFFDDPVHELLGIQGETLQSLYHFTVGGARVDARLQTLPPYGHLADRPSGPA, encoded by the coding sequence ATGACCGATACCGCCGCATCAGAGCGTGTGCTGGCCTACCACCGGCGCACCAAACACCAATTCGACCGCTACGCCGCCGGGCCGCCCGGTCTCGACTGGAACACCCAGCCGGACCCGTTCCGCCGGTACGAGGGCGCGCCGGTGGTGGAATTCCCGCTGCTCGGCGACGCCCCGGAGCCCGCCTATGCCGAGCTTTACGTGCCCGGCACGGTGCCGCCCCGGCCGCTCGGCCTGGCGTCGCTCGCCGCGCTGTTCGAGCTTGCCTTCGGCCTGTCCGCCTGGAAGCGCTTCGGCGAGGACAAGTGGGCCCTGCGCTGCAATCCCTCCAGCGGCAACCTCCACCCGACCGAAGCCTATGCGGTCACCGCCGGCTGCCCCGGCCTGGACGACGGCGTACATCATTATGTCAGCCGCGACCACCTGCTGGAGCGGCGCTGCGGCTTCGCCGCCGGGACGGCAACGCTGCCGCCGGGCCTGCTGCTCGTCGGCCTGAGCTCGGTGCACTGGCGCGAGGCCTGGAAATACGGAGAACGCGCCTACCGCTACTGCCAGCACGACGTCGGCCACGCCATCGCCGCGCTGCGCTATGCCGCCGCCGTGCTCGGCTGGCGCGTGCACCTGCTCGACGCCTGGGGCGACGCCGATCTCGCCGCCCTGCTCGGCCTCGCGCGCGACGCGGACTACGACGACGCCGAACGCGAGCATCCCGACGTGCTGCTGCAGGTCGACACCGGGACCGCAAACCCGCAAGCCGACAGCGACGCCCTGCTCGCGGCGGCTGCCGCAGGGCGTTGGCTGGGCCGCGCCAACGCGCTGTCCGGCAAGCACGAATGGGACTGGCCGGTGATCGAGGAAACCGCCGCCGCCTGCACCAAGCCGCGCACCGCCGGGAGCGCCGAGACCGTCGAGCCGCGACCCGCGCTCGCGCCCACCGCCTGCACCCTCGGGGCGGTCGAACTGATCCGCCAGCGGCGCAGCGCGCAGGCCTTCGACGGCAGCACGGCGATCTCCGCCGCAGACTTCTTCCGCCTGCTCGACGCCACCCTGCCGCGGCCCGATGTGACACCCTGGGACGCCGTCGACTGGGCGCCCCGGCTGCATCTGCTGCTGTTCGTGCACCGCGTCGAGGGTCTGCCGCCGGGACTGTACGCCCTGCCGCGACGCACGGAGGCCGAGGCGTTGCTGCGCGCCGCCCTGTCCGCCGAATACGCCTGGGAACGCGTCGCCGAGGCGCCCGCGCACCTCCCCCTGTTCCGGCTGCTCACCGCCGACGCCCGCAAGGCCGTGCGCACGCTTTCCTGCCACCAGGACATCGCCTCGCACGGTGCCTTCACCCTGGGCATGCTGGCCGAATTCGCCGACGAACTGGCGCAGGCGCCGTGGCGTTATCGCCGGCTGTTCTGGGAGGCCGGCATGATCGGCCAGATGCTCTACCTGGAGGCCGAGGCCGCCGGCCTGCGCGGCACCGGCATCGGCTGCTTCTTCGACGATCCCGTACACGAACTGCTCGGCATCCAGGGCGAAACCCTGCAGAGCCTGTATCACTTCACCGTCGGCGGTGCCCGCGTCGACGCCCGCCTGCAAACCCTGCCGCCCTACGGCCATCTCGCAGACCGCCCCTCCGGCCCGGCTTGA
- a CDS encoding MOSC domain-containing protein, with the protein MAMWPFAGRRPLRLAAVYLAPAAGTPMRLAERAEALVGRGLCGDRYAARAGFWQATDACQLTLIGTRDLARARRRAPKALRPALDAGSHRRNLVVSPVHARALLGKRLRIGGAVLVCRKPRPPCGYLDRVAGSGLCRALGRDSGICLEVVEGGWLAPGDAVEVLPG; encoded by the coding sequence ATGGCGATGTGGCCGTTCGCCGGTCGCCGCCCGTTGCGGCTGGCGGCCGTCTACCTCGCCCCCGCCGCCGGCACGCCCATGCGCCTCGCCGAGCGCGCCGAGGCGCTTGTCGGCCGAGGCCTTTGCGGCGATCGCTACGCCGCGCGCGCAGGTTTCTGGCAGGCCACCGACGCCTGCCAGCTCACGCTGATCGGCACGCGCGATCTTGCGCGCGCCCGCCGCCGCGCGCCGAAGGCGCTGCGACCCGCGCTCGACGCCGGCAGCCATCGCCGCAATCTCGTGGTAAGCCCTGTGCACGCGCGCGCGCTGCTGGGCAAGCGCCTGCGCATCGGCGGCGCGGTGCTCGTCTGCCGCAAGCCGCGCCCACCCTGCGGCTATCTGGACCGGGTCGCGGGATCGGGCCTATGCCGCGCCCTCGGCCGCGACAGCGGCATCTGTCTGGAGGTCGTCGAGGGCGGCTGGCTGGCGCCGGGCGACGCCGTGGAAGTGCTGCCGGGCTAG
- a CDS encoding DUF6933 domain-containing protein — protein sequence MIIHCSQKLAARCGNVSAETLRETSPLGGWHGHLFTLDRRQCVMFCHDASRYVLFMAGLRKQHFAELGSRWFRRLYANTLVMSGCTDAQVRKAELALGPACFDTTIDRSVQGSMRIARQDLETWIHDVPNVMDVDPVALSCRLNERPTTIRGKWLWPRKVMLEAVAAL from the coding sequence ATGATCATTCACTGTTCGCAAAAGCTCGCCGCGAGGTGCGGGAATGTATCCGCCGAGACGCTGCGGGAAACCAGCCCGCTCGGCGGTTGGCATGGTCATCTGTTCACGCTGGACCGTCGCCAGTGCGTGATGTTTTGTCACGACGCATCGCGCTATGTGCTGTTCATGGCCGGGCTTCGCAAGCAGCACTTCGCCGAACTGGGCAGCCGGTGGTTCCGCCGCTTGTATGCGAACACGCTTGTGATGTCCGGTTGCACCGACGCGCAGGTCCGCAAGGCGGAACTGGCGCTGGGGCCGGCGTGTTTCGATACGACCATCGACCGGTCGGTGCAGGGTTCGATGCGTATCGCCAGGCAGGATCTGGAGACCTGGATTCATGACGTGCCGAATGTGATGGATGTGGATCCGGTTGCCCTGTCCTGCAGGCTCAATGAGCGCCCGACGACCATCCGCGGAAAATGGCTATGGCCGCGCAAGGTCATGCTGGAGGCCGTGGCCGCGCTTTAG
- a CDS encoding helix-turn-helix domain-containing protein → MNESFLFLSENEIAQRIASAAKAYRLSPRAANMTQQALADKAGVSVGTIKRFEKTGIITLPNLIAVFRSLGLLQNVAALLPEVPEVSPMEALLAEERKRKPMRVRKPRAKG, encoded by the coding sequence ATGAACGAGAGCTTCCTGTTTCTATCCGAAAACGAGATCGCCCAGCGCATTGCCAGCGCCGCGAAGGCTTATCGCTTGTCGCCGCGTGCCGCCAACATGACGCAACAGGCGCTGGCGGACAAGGCCGGCGTTTCGGTCGGCACGATCAAGCGCTTCGAGAAGACCGGCATCATCACCCTGCCCAACCTGATCGCCGTGTTCCGCTCGCTCGGCCTGCTGCAAAACGTCGCGGCCCTGCTGCCGGAAGTGCCCGAGGTCAGCCCGATGGAGGCGCTGCTGGCCGAGGAGCGCAAACGCAAGCCGATGCGGGTACGCAAACCGCGCGCCAAGGGGTGA
- a CDS encoding MTH1187 family thiamine-binding protein, with amino-acid sequence MQATAEFQLIPLGAGVSVRREIERVVALLASRPLLIETHASGTNLEGELRDILDAVEAVHATLHADGAVRLVSYLKLETRTDKPPTLAGKRL; translated from the coding sequence ATGCAGGCCACCGCCGAATTCCAGCTCATTCCGCTCGGTGCGGGCGTCTCCGTGCGGCGCGAAATCGAACGCGTCGTCGCGCTGCTCGCGAGCCGCCCGCTGCTGATCGAAACCCACGCCTCGGGCACCAATCTCGAAGGCGAGCTGCGCGACATCCTCGACGCCGTCGAAGCCGTGCACGCCACGCTGCACGCCGACGGCGCCGTCCGGCTGGTGAGCTATCTCAAGCTGGAAACGCGCACCGACAAACCGCCCACCCTCGCAGGCAAGCGCCTGTGA
- a CDS encoding methyltransferase has translation MDQPNSPDPGHILHTANAFWASKTLLTAVEFDLFSLLGEDAMSGAALGEALGLHPRGRDDFLDALVALGFLAREGDGADGRYRNTPDTAAFLDRSSPQYLGGLLKMLGARTFGFWNELGEALRTGRPQSEIKHSGRAYFDDLQRDPQRLSQFLEAMSGVQMKNFHRLAECFDFAPYGSVSDLGGALALLSRVLAWRYPHLSCTSFDLPAVTPHARRAVEAAGLGERIRVVSGDFFSDPLPTAEVITMGNVLHDWDLARKQALIGRVYEALPPGGVFIVVENLIDDARRENVFGLLMSLNMLLELGDAFDYTGADLRGWCEAAGFSAFEVLPLTESASAGIAYK, from the coding sequence ATGGACCAGCCGAATTCGCCCGATCCGGGCCATATCCTGCACACGGCCAATGCCTTCTGGGCGTCGAAGACGCTGCTGACGGCGGTGGAGTTCGACCTGTTCTCGCTGCTGGGCGAGGACGCGATGAGCGGCGCGGCGCTGGGCGAGGCGCTGGGCCTGCACCCGCGCGGTCGGGACGATTTCCTCGACGCGCTGGTGGCGCTGGGTTTTCTGGCGCGCGAGGGCGACGGCGCCGACGGACGTTACCGCAACACGCCGGACACGGCGGCGTTTCTCGACCGCAGCAGTCCGCAGTATCTCGGCGGGCTGCTGAAGATGCTGGGCGCGCGCACATTCGGTTTCTGGAACGAGCTCGGCGAGGCGCTGCGGACCGGCCGGCCGCAGAGCGAGATCAAGCATTCCGGGCGCGCCTACTTCGACGATCTGCAGCGCGATCCGCAGCGGCTGTCGCAGTTTCTGGAGGCGATGTCCGGCGTGCAGATGAAGAATTTCCACCGCCTCGCCGAGTGTTTCGACTTCGCGCCGTACGGCAGCGTGAGCGACCTGGGTGGCGCGCTGGCCCTGCTGTCGCGGGTGCTCGCCTGGCGTTATCCGCATCTGAGCTGCACGAGCTTCGATTTGCCGGCGGTGACGCCGCACGCGCGTCGGGCGGTCGAGGCGGCAGGCCTGGGCGAGCGCATCCGCGTCGTGTCCGGCGATTTCTTCAGCGATCCGCTGCCGACCGCCGAGGTGATCACCATGGGCAATGTGCTGCACGACTGGGATCTGGCGCGCAAGCAGGCGCTGATCGGCCGGGTCTACGAGGCGCTGCCGCCGGGCGGCGTGTTCATCGTCGTTGAGAACCTGATCGACGACGCGCGGCGCGAGAATGTTTTCGGGCTGCTGATGTCGCTCAACATGCTGCTGGAGCTGGGCGACGCCTTCGACTACACCGGCGCGGACCTGCGCGGCTGGTGCGAGGCGGCCGGCTTCAGTGCCTTCGAGGTGTTGCCGCTGACCGAGTCGGCCTCGGCGGGCATCGCCTACAAGTAG
- a CDS encoding type II toxin-antitoxin system HipA family toxin has protein sequence MAERIDPPSVVEVRLWGARAGALTASARFPGYYAFEYDHDFAQGGVEPSPLLMPSAAGRTYTFQTLAQETYHGLPGLIADALPDHFGNALIDEYLNRHGYAAGEITTLQRLIYVGRRAMGALEFMPAASETHDDASAVPLEMSALVEDARRALRGELSQITPQILEIGSSAGGARAKAVIGWNRQTGEVVSGQFDVPEGFEHWLLKFDVDLDGNLSYTAGFGRVEYAHYLMAREAGVEMSECQLMEEGGRAHFMTRRFDRDGNRKLHIHSLCGLAHLDFNQPRVHSYEQYLRTIQALNLGKPAIDQAFVRCAFNVAAVNCDDHTKNLAFLLEEGGDWQLAPAYDVCFSHNPAAGKWTREHQMRVNGKTWDIEEEDLLALAKTFGVSRARERLDRVVEAVRRWREFAGEAGVPEARIAHVEEFHPAWVKR, from the coding sequence ATGGCCGAGCGCATCGATCCGCCGTCCGTCGTCGAAGTGCGGCTGTGGGGCGCACGCGCCGGCGCGCTCACCGCCTCCGCCCGGTTTCCCGGCTACTACGCCTTCGAGTACGACCACGATTTCGCCCAGGGCGGCGTCGAGCCCTCGCCGCTGCTCATGCCCTCGGCGGCCGGGCGCACCTACACCTTCCAGACGCTCGCGCAGGAAACCTACCACGGCCTGCCCGGCCTGATCGCCGACGCGCTGCCGGACCACTTCGGCAACGCGCTGATCGACGAATACCTCAACCGACACGGTTACGCCGCCGGCGAGATCACCACCCTGCAGCGCCTGATCTACGTCGGCCGCCGCGCGATGGGCGCGCTCGAATTCATGCCCGCCGCCAGCGAAACGCACGACGACGCCTCGGCCGTGCCGCTGGAAATGTCCGCGCTCGTGGAGGACGCGCGGCGCGCCCTGCGCGGCGAGCTGTCGCAGATCACGCCGCAGATCCTCGAAATCGGCAGCTCCGCCGGCGGCGCCCGGGCCAAGGCCGTGATCGGCTGGAACCGGCAGACCGGCGAAGTCGTGTCCGGGCAGTTCGACGTGCCCGAGGGCTTCGAGCATTGGCTGCTCAAGTTCGACGTCGACCTGGACGGCAACCTGAGCTACACCGCCGGCTTCGGCCGCGTCGAATACGCGCACTACCTGATGGCCCGCGAGGCCGGCGTCGAAATGAGCGAGTGCCAGCTGATGGAAGAAGGCGGCCGCGCCCACTTCATGACCCGGCGCTTCGACCGCGACGGCAACCGCAAGCTTCACATCCACTCGCTGTGCGGCCTGGCCCACCTCGATTTCAACCAGCCACGCGTGCACAGCTACGAACAGTACCTGCGCACCATCCAGGCGCTGAACCTCGGCAAGCCGGCGATCGATCAGGCGTTCGTGCGCTGCGCCTTCAACGTCGCCGCGGTCAACTGCGACGACCACACCAAGAACCTCGCCTTCCTGCTCGAAGAAGGCGGCGACTGGCAGCTCGCCCCAGCCTACGACGTCTGCTTCTCGCACAACCCCGCGGCGGGCAAATGGACCCGCGAGCATCAGATGCGGGTGAACGGCAAGACCTGGGATATCGAAGAGGAAGACCTGCTGGCCCTCGCCAAAACCTTCGGCGTCAGCCGCGCCCGCGAACGGCTCGACCGCGTCGTCGAAGCCGTGCG